In the genome of Candida albicans SC5314 chromosome 6, complete sequence, the window AAATTAAACATAGAGAGACAGAAAATTTgttcaacatcatcaataatcaataattaGAATAAATTTACTTTACtttacttttctttctttctttcttaaCTTGctgtttctgtttcttttattcaattaataGTTGGTTCTATAGTTGGTTCAAGTGATTTAAAAAAGAGTTTCtacttaaaaaaaaagtaactTCCTTCAATCATGGTTGTTGACACATTGATTTATCATCCTACATTAagtaaattaattaaattttggGATTCTACTCCTAAAAGAGAGAAAACTTTTAGATTATTATCATATTTATCAAGATTTCTTGGTTATTATGCTTATAAAAAAGGTTATTCtaaagaaacaattgaattgtgGAGTAATTTAAAAGCTCATTTCACATTTATTAGAAAAGCCATGAGATTTTTTAAACCAATTAATCATTTACAATTGGCTTCTAAAgcttttgataataaattaatggatccaattttacaatttactactattattagAAATTTGGGTTATGCTGGTTATTTAACTATTGATGCTattgtatttttcaaattattaggaattattgataaaaagaaatatccTAATTTAGGTAAATATGCTTCAAGATTTTGGTTACTTGGTTTAATTGCTGgattaataaattctttaaGAATAATTTATAGTTTGAATTCTTATGAAAATGATCAAAAAAACACCCAAGATGAAAAGGTAAAGGTAAAGGAAACTGAAACTGAAACTGAAACTAAAGCTGATACTGTTGCtattaatcaaaaattatatcaagctaaaagaaaattgatttgggATTTATTAGATACTTTTATTGCATTGAATTCTTTAGATATCTTGCATTTCACTGAAGGTGATGTTGGTTTAGCTGGGGTTATAACTTCATTATTAGGTTTACAAGATTTATGGAAAGCCACTTGATTATATGAACTTTTTactactttttttttttcatgcTGTTAGCTTcctattgttgttttgtcCTGTTAATAATTATAGTATCAAGTgttatttttgttcaattggatttatacaaataatttatacaTATAAACATAATTTATAAACgtatttattgttgatgttaTTAATACCTACTAACTTTAGTTATTTATTGGAGTTACAACATTCATAACCAGTATCAAATCCTACCCAATAATATTTTAGTAGAACATTTGTTAATTCAGTAGATAATTCTTTTAcatttgattgtttattGATTAGTTTGATTATGTTTGGAATATCATTTGTTAAATCTATTTCTGGGGTTTGTGTTGGTACTTGCTcctgctgctgctgctgctgttgttgttgttgttgttgttcttggGTTATTGATGGTAACGACAGTTTGATAGTTTTATCTATGGGTAAATTATGATTAATACTATAAGATTCATATGTTTCATACCATTTGGATTCAATCAACTGATCAATTGTCATACTTGGTATCATTAATTTGGGGAGTTGGGTGGAGAGAAGGGGATGGTAAATGTTAAtagattgattgattgattgattgattgattgatagCGGAAATTGgtgaatcaattttgtaactttttttttcattcttctTCTCAACTTAACTCATCTCATCAtagttaaatttttttttttcatttcttttcatttcaaCCAACTACTACCTAACTATCCTAACTAACTGTCTAACCAAATAATGGCAACAATAGAAAACAATAAGGAGTCACCGATAAAAGACTTTCGAGTATATATTGGAAATATATCTCCTAAActtaaagaaaatgaacaaaGTTTAACTACTAGAATCGCCAAATATGGAATCATCAAATCACCCTTAGAATTTCATACTAAACCTTTacaattatattattttgcTTATGTGACTATATCTACTACTGATTctgaatttaataaattaaagaaatctTTGAATGGAGTTTTATTTATGgggatgaaattgattatttctTTAGCTAAACCCAATTATTTAGAAAGAtggaaaaaatcaaattccaAAGACAAAGACAAGGAAGGAGGAcgtagtaataataatcaaattaaacaacTTGAACAATTACGTCGtgataaaattgttgaatctAGATTAGAAAAAATCCAAgaatataaaacaaattatccaactaataaattcacttcaaatttaattacTTGTTATAATGCTGGATTTAATCAACCAGAAATATCTATTCTGGAACatacaacaaacaacattTCAGCAAACACGAAAAATCCACCACCTAAACATCGATTAATTGGATCAAAATCATATGGTGCATTAACTCAAccaaataaattcaatcaaaataGATTTTTATATCGATCAGGTAAAGGGATTGTTATAAGAGGAGTTCATCGTAAAACTCCCAGActgaatttaaaattaaaacaacaaactttaagaattttaattaatggagaattgaaaatttttaaaaattataaaactaaattatGGgggattgaaaaaaataaaactattaGAGATTTGACTTGGAAATATATTAATGGTGAATGGAGATCTGGTGATGATcatataattgaaaaagttacATGTGGTATATCTTCTGGACAACAAGCAGAAAATTATAGTAAAGATAATATTATAATAGATAAAGAAGACAATAGTGGTAATAAGTTATCTAGTATcgataatgataatgacaATGACAATGACAAGGAAGAAATTGACAAGAATAAATCTATATTAGCATCAATGTTTGATTCATACGATTTTGATAAACCAATAGAATTAGAAGAGACTGGAAACGAAATTCatggtagtggtggtaaaGTTGctactgctgctgctgatgatgatgatgatgatgatgatgaaattgaagtAGATTCTAAAGGCAGAAAGAAAGCAAAACATTACGATTATGAGATTGAAGGGAAAATATCAGAGgatgaacaagaagaagaagaaaatgatgctgaaaaaattaataccgttgatattaaatcagctaatcaaattattgaaaattataaacaatCATCAAGTTTTGTGCCTACTAAAGAAACATACTATGACGAAGATGACGAAggtaatgaaattgaattagatGAATTTAATAACAAGTATACCACTGAAGCAATTAAAAGTAATTATGATAAAGATCATAACGATATAGAGGTGGAGAGGGAggataatgatgatgatgaagaagaagaatttattCCAACGTTTGGTGCTCCAAAAccaaatacaaataataCTGAAACTTTAAGAGCATTATTTAATCCAACTACAAGTAACACAACTATTCAACCAACATCAATAGCAGATAATGGATCATTTAAACTTGGTTTacaagatgatgatgaagatcTTGATACTGATAAACAATTGGATAATcttaaacaacaagaattatacaaaaaattacaaaagCAACgtcaagaacaacaacaacaacaacaagaagaagaaaccaataatcaacaattattatcaagtaataaaaaatttggattatttTGGTGTCATTTTGATTCACCATTTTTATCTACTCAATCACAATTTAGTAAAttaggtggtggtggtggtaatgggaaaataaaattaccaggtgaagaagaagaagaagtagaaggaaaagatgataaagatcaagatgaagatgaagaatcaTTATATGAAAAATGGTTTTGGAGTATGAGAGGTGATATTTCACGTGAATGTAAACGTCGTAAACGTGATTTATTAAGAACCATACgtaaaaagaagaagaattgaatgaaataGCACTGTTATTATGTTATAGATTATATATGTTATATATTTAAGTAGTTACCAAGAAACAAGACCAAAATatgatgatggtggttTATAGTTTGTAAAgtaaaaatgatttatgTAGCACCGCCGCCGCCGTTACCCAATATAACYTTTTCtataaatattaataatttatccGGTTGGTCGTGTGTCGtgtaatcaatttttttttgattgcccaaaaactaaaactaaaactaaaaacaaaacaaaacaaaaaaatttcccatcatcatcaacagtTATTGATCCCGTTTGAGTATTATTCGATAGTGACTAGTGACTTCTTAACATATTCTTGATGCCAATTGTTCAAGAATCACCAAAAGAAGTGGATACtgttttaaaaaatcaGTCAACCAATGCAAGcacaaacacaaacacaaataaacaacaatttcGAGAATCACCAGAATTTACATTATCAAATGTATTAGACGATATCAAACAAGGTATAATTGCCTTTCTTATTAATCCCAAAGTAACAATTATTGTATATCCTATAATCATATGTTTAAGTTCTATATTAACCAAAATTgtcattaataaaatttcatatactgaaattgattttattactTATATGcaacaaattaaattaattaatcaagGTATAATTAAATATAGTGAAATTGAAGGAGATTCAGGACCAATTGTATATCCTGGTGGGTTTGtccaaatttatcaatttattcaatggttaatcagtagtagtagtagcagtagtagtagtactgGGGAGGAAATATTGTCTTATGATGTTAGAGAAGCACAATATATTTTCAGTTATTTATTTACTACTAgtataattttcaattgtttgatatatattaatttaattaatatcCCACCATGgacaatatatttatttttgttgagtAAACGATTGGTATCGATTTATGTTTTACgattatttaatgattgTTGGACAACTTTAGCTATATTGGGAGTGATTTTAATATTACAACAAGCTAGTACTAACATCACGGAAGATTGGTTGGTATATTTATTGGTGATATTGGCAAGTGATTTATATAGTATTGCCATATCGATAAAAATGAATgcattattatattttccTGGGTTTATcataattgtttatttcttATTGGATGAAAgtttaattaaatcaacaagtGTTTTAATAGTGATGATATTTATCCAAATTATAATGGGTTGGCAATTTTTATTACCATTGgaattgtttaataatgatgtGGATGTTAGAAGAATGGCATCGATTATAAGATGGGATTATATTAATCAagctttcaattttaaacGAAAATTCTTATATGAATGGACCgtaaattggaaatttttatcaattgaaacttTCACATCAGATGGATTTgctaaattattattgttattacaTGTTTTCACCCTCTTGgttttcattatcaccagatttttgaattctcGTATCACAGGCAAATCAATCACTagtttaatttatcaaattgtgttaccattttcttcttcttcttcttcttctaaatcatcatcatcatcaaatggTAATAATTCAAACTTGATTAAAAATCCTCAATCAGGTCCACAAttaattttcattattatgtCAATTACTAATTTAATTGGTATTTTATTTGCTAGATCTTtacattatcaatttttaagTTGGTATGCTTGGTCATTACCAGgattattatatttgaatttcccAATTTATTTTGCCTTGCCAATTTGGTTTGTTCATGAATGGTGTTGGAATGTTTTCCCTAGTAATTCAATTAGTTCAATTACATTAGTTAGTATTTTATCATTGATTATTGGTGCAACTTGGTGGAATTTTGATCATTGGKTTCCCACCATCAGTCAATTTATCATCTACTTCTAATGAAAACAAGaacaataaaaagaaacaagaataaaaaagtttaatACCGGACCAGACATGTCATATATGGATATCAGTTATAAATAATTACAAACAATAGACATAACAATCGTATTATgaacaatttgataaatgatAAAAGGATCAATATGTGGTCGTAAATTTCTCTATAAACAATGATTAGTAATTGTATGTATATAGATATAAAATCttgaatatttaaaataaaacaaaatagcATAATAATATAACAAATGATATATAgtataaattaaaatataatataatataatttaacaatataattcaattaaaaattaataaaccaACCGAAACTTCAAATTAAAATGACCAAGAATAAGGAATAAGGAATAAAGGATAAGaataaatacaaatacaaaacaaaaaatcgaaaatcaaaaatggaaaatggaaaattgaaaatgaaaataaaaataaaaaaagaatttttaataaagaaaacgaaaaataaacaaacacaaGGAATATAACAATGGAACAAATAGAAACCAGTACCAGTGGGGGGCGAAATGGGGTCGGGTCGGGTGGGGTGGAACCAAACAAGTGTACCTTACttgaccaaaaaaattaatacaaaaaaattcaaaaactcCTCTAATCGccattttcaattggatCTGCAGCCCAATTCATTCCCAtgaaattatcatcatcggTACCGCCAGCACCTCCTGAACCCGAACCAGTGCCAGTAATATCACCTCCTGGTCCAGTAGTTGTCCATATATCATCAAGACTATCAATGTTGAAATTAATGTCAAATGCATGAGTCGAATCACCAAATACCAGATTATTCATTCCCATTCCTGGGCCACTTACACTGAGATTATTACTTCCATTTGAAAGATTTTGCCCACGATTATgattgctgttgttgctattttgttggtgatgatgtTGTGTATCTAATAAATGAACATCAAATGGATCGTCGTTAAATGTATTGGACATAGCAGTGGCTTGAGTTGGTGCCAATGGGGGGTTTAAATCTAGATCTTGATCTTGCAATGAAGTTGAAGATTCTTTCTTCAAAGATAATACTCCattctcttcttcttttattatAGGATCTAAGTTTTTGGAGTTTGCATTGGTTTTGGCTTGCTTCTTTGGAGAATTGCCATTactattttcattattgtcATTCAATTTACCTGATTTACGCTTCTTTTTCGTAGTTTCACCACTAATTGGTTCAGAGCGAGGTGTCAATGGCTGGAAATCCTTCTTTCCCATACTTGGAGTATTTGAACCTGGACGCTGTTGCTTGTCTTGTAATTGACGCATTTGCTCTGTTGGTTGAGGCTGCTTTGGCTCCGTGCCAGCACTAGGAGGTTGTGACATGTTTGGTGTTGTTTGTCCAgatgttttgttgtttgctGTTGTAGAAGCATTTGAATTCGCCTTTTTACCCTTTTTACTATTGGATTCTTTCTTCGATTTCTTATTGCCCATTGCTGGTGATGATTTATTGCCTAATGCAGGTGAATTGTTTGACGTTGCAGGTGATGGtttttgattaaattgtCCCTGAGGACCATTTGCAGTTGTTGGCGGAGGTGGTGGGTGGAAAGTTGCTGGagttggttgttgttgattagGAGgaagttgattttgattttgatttgaatttgaatattgattttgacCGGCAAACATCATTCCATTACTCAATGGGTTGGAGTCGGAATTACCAGTGTTTCTAGCAAATTCTAATCTCTCTTTATTCTGTCTTTCTAATAacattaattgattttgataatctCGTAGAGCATTATTGTTTCTGCCACTACTGTTATTACTAGTGCCGTTTGACATCTGAccattctttttcattccTTGAGACCCAGCCATCTTAGTCatttgctgttgttgttgttgttgttggctCTGGAAATTATGTTGAGCTTGTGCTTGACCTTGTTGAGAAGGATGTGGCAGTGGAGCTGGTGCAGCATTTTGTTGTGGAGTCAGCTGTTGATTTGATCTTGCACCAACAGGAGAGTTATTCTTCAGAGATGAATCACCCATTGCTGATGCCAAATTGCCTTGCAACTGAccctgttgttgttgctgttgttgttgctgttgctgctgctgagCAACCATTGCAGCTTGTTGACGCAAATTgttcatttgattttgtgcTTGTTGCTGGAAAGTAGTTTTGggttgctgctgctgctgctgttgttgttgtaaaaatagttgttgttgcaaattcaaattaccAGGTCCACCACCTACAGCATTCATCatttgctgttgttgttgtggatCTAAACCATTCATTGGGATTTGTTGTCTTTGTGCAGCCATTGCTTGTtgtttcatcatcattgccattctttgttgttgttccatTGAAGGCTGATTTTGACCATTTGGCATCTGAgcaaattgttgattaatGGGGaacatttgttgttgaggaTTCAGATTTGGTGGCATATTGATAGGGAAATTAGCGTTAGTTGCAGAACCTGGCGGTTGAGGTGTTTGACCTGGTCCTTGAGGTTGGCCTTGATGCTGTGGGGCaaattgatgttgttgattttgcaTACCACTAGCAACACCGATTCCTCTTTGCTGTTGCTGCAGGAAAGGCTGTCCCTGTTGcccttgttgttgttgttgttgttgaaagtgatgttgttgttgttgctgctgctgtaTGAGAGGAAGTTGACTGAAAAGATGTTTTTGAGTTTCTTGGACTCTGAGATAATCATGATAAAGCTTGTTGTTAGGGTTATTATTACTGTTACCGTCTCCATATCTGACttgaaataaatcaaagaaaacttGCCACCATTCCAATAAAAATCCTTGAGAACAATCCATCAAAGGAGGAATAGAAGGCAAGTTGGGACTTTCTTTAGAAAATGCTTTTGCTGTatcttgaaattgatgtttgaccaaaaaatccaaaatcaaCGAGTTTAAAACCTGTTTAGTTGTGTTGGGAACCATAGTATTGGATGATGATGgagttgctgttgttgttgatgtcGGTTCATTTTCTGGTAGTACTTGTTTATGATTCATTGCCAGCAATAATTGTAGTTATGAGttatatatgtatgtatatgaagataataatgaaatttctttaaaggaaaataaaacaaatgaaacaaaacaaaccaaaacaaaataaaaagccaataaattaataaaagCAACAAAATATAGCagatttaatgaaaaaaatgtatgaaaattgtcaaatggatatatataaagtaatattgttgttttttgttgaacttttcaaatttgtatAAAAAAAGTGCAGTTTGATATACTGTTCGTTGATAAAAGTGGGTAAGATAGCCAGTGTGATCTAGCCGTTGATGCTGAACTACTTGGTGTCAGTGAGGgatttttaaataaattcaagATTATAGAGAATCTGATATAAGAATGAATGGAATATCTTATAAGTTGAAATGATTAAACTTGAATGGATGGATGGATGGAATGAATTGGTTAGATGGGGGGGGGTTGGTAAGTAATAGAGAGAGAGGGAAAGATTTGAAAGtaagtttttttattttattttttttttctgaaTGTTAATTTTTCgttcccttttttttttttctttttcaaatttctttCAGACTCAGATTTGGCTGCCTTTAATGTCAGTTTGCTGCTAAGTTGATAAGtttctttccttttgtttcttttttcctttttttctttttgcaatttatcaatcaaaacTTTTGAATGATTAGAAATGTCTCCTTCTTACTCTAAGTAAAAAGATTGAAGGTTGAGTGAGATGTAGATTGgttgattaaaaaaagagaaaaagagaagaagagaaaaagggttgtaaaatatttgaatcttgagattaagaaaaaaaaagatgtaAGTTGTGTTGTTTGTTGGATTTACATTTGGGTCCgattattttgttgtctGTCTGACCATCCAGCTATCTAATTGGTTTAtatttcaactttttttccttctgTTTCTCATTTAAGTAATACAAATTGTCTGATTGAGTTTTTGttacttgttgttgttgttctttttttgtttctcttTCTGGTTGATACACACACTCACGCATGCTCCACCACCCACACTCAGAAGACAGGTCTTTTATTGGTCTAGTTTAGTTTAGTCTATAAATTGGGGTTAGgtcaagaaaaagattatGCCTGGGCGTTATAtataataacaattgaGTGGTGTATCAAgtaatcaattttggtTAATGAAAATTGAGCCACAGGTgtgagtttttttttttgtcctTGGTTTAAAATGCAGAGAGGATTTTTCTGTgctgtttttttcttttctttcatgtcaacattttttttttctttttgcaGACATCTAAGGCGGcagagaagaagaagtatcTGGAGGAATATATTTGTGGTAGCCGATTCTCTACAACAAGTACATAGGAAGACCTAAAGTAATCATTTAGCTATAATCGCAAATCAAGAAAGATCTGAAACAACAACGTTTAAttagtatatatatagatgacaattgtttgttcattattgttaaaaacaaacaaggTGAGGGAGGgagaggaggaggaggagaagAAACAACACCAATTATTAGTCGTGTAAACAAAGTAAATATCTTTTGTCTTCCATACAATCTGACAGACACAagtcaatttcttttttcgGCCAGCCCGTcatagtttttttttattttaacCACTTGGACACGCCTCCGCCTTGAGATTTTAAACAATCTGTCATACTGCaagtactactactactactactggtggtggtggtggtggaggaccaacaagaaaagagaacaatagtattaaattataatgaCTTTCTTAttctatttattttctcTATTTATGAAGGATGTATAAGTACAAATGTTATGAAACCACAACTAGGACCGCATTCTAAATTGACTAATCAAAATCTATGTGGGTTTTTGCCTGTGTGTGTCTCATCAGCAATCTCTGCATTCAGATTGCGGCGTTATTTTTGGCATTTTTAGTTACACATTTCTCAAGATCTCTCTACTTCTTGCCCTTTTACTTCATACATACATAATGTTCCCGTCAACAACTAAATAATATGTCAATTACTGTCTTTCTTAATGCTTCTTGCATCAGATATATCTTGGCTAGACCatatatttgatttccATTAGctaactttttttttttgttgtttttataGTAAAAGTGTCACCCCATCACCCCATCACTCCCCCCCCcatatttcaattcatttacatcatttatatttgtatattcttcaaaatcagTAGTTATGACACTTGATACTATAGCATCACTGATGTTGCTACTTATGTGGCGTCttgattaatattattttgtttatcaaaaattttatgactactactaatttacatacatacaaaaaaaaacacaccTCATTCCATCACcttttattcttttgttttatttctAAATCTTTGGTTGCATGTAGTTTGATGATATTTGGATAATCTTGTCTATTACCCATATATCCCAATGACCAATCATAACTAATCGCATAGGCAAATATAGTACCAGTTTTATTAAATGCAGTGGCAGATATTGCCCCTGGCAATTCAGGAAACGATTTTAATCGTTGCTTAGCATCTTTATCCCAAAAGCAAAATGTACCATCTGATCCAGCAGTACTGAATGTACCATATATAGGATGGAATGAGATGGCATTGACTGAATATGCATGAGATTCATTGGCATTAGAACTACTTGTGGTTCTTAAGCCTGCACCTGCACCACCAGTAGTATTAGTGGTACCAGTAGTATTACCACCGGATTTTCTATGAcatttaaatgaaaatccaaattttttctgTTCATTTTCTGTAATGTATTGTATGGCACATCTTCCTTCAATAGATCCAACAGCAAATCCATTTGCTTGAGGATAACATGAAACACAACGAGTTTGCCATTTCAAGGGTGATTGTGaacttttgaaaatttgttgagggttattcaaatcaattatacTAATATGTCTATCAGCACATCCAACAACTAATAATTTCTGAGAATTATCCATCGAATAAACTCTTTCTggtaaattgattgttgaaacAGGTTGAGGTGATCTCATATCCCAGTATTTTAATGTTTTATCCCATGATCCACTAGCAACAACTTGAGTATTTGTTGGACCACATTCAACGTATCTAACTGATTTAACGGCAGAATCATGTTGTCCAATTTGTTGGGCTTGCTGGGTTgccaaatcaaatattttcacTTGATTGTCGGCACCACCTGATATAATTTTCGTCCCATCAATAGACCATCGAGAACTGAAAACTGGAGCTTCATGTTCATACATTGCTCGACCCATATTATTTCCTGAATTAGGatcaatttcataaatTCGAACTTTTTTATCCCAACTTGCT includes:
- the PEX11 gene encoding Pex11p (Putative peroxisomal membrane protein; role in fatty acid oxidation; expression is Tac1-regulated; Hms1p-dependent induction by geldamycin; Spider biofilm induced); protein product: MVVDTLIYHPTLSKLIKFWDSTPKREKTFRLLSYLSRFLGYYAYKKGYSKETIELWSNLKAHFTFIRKAMRFFKPINHLQLASKAFDNKLMDPILQFTTIIRNLGYAGYLTIDAIVFFKLLGIIDKKKYPNLGKYASRFWLLGLIAGLINSLRIIYSLNSYENDQKNTQDEKVKVKETETETETKADTVAINQKLYQAKRKLIWDLLDTFIALNSLDILHFTEGDVGLAGVITSLLGLQDLWKAT
- a CDS encoding uncharacterized protein (Ortholog of C. parapsilosis CDC317 : CPAR2_601110, C. dubliniensis CD36 : Cd36_64660, Candida tenuis NRRL Y-1498 : CANTEDRAFT_119969 and Lodderomyces elongisporus NRLL YB-4239 : LELG_04881), producing MIPSMTIDQLIESKWYETYESYSINHNLPIDKTIKSSLPSITQEQQQQQQQQQQQQEQVPTQTPEIDLTNDIPNIIKLINKQSNVKELSTELTNVLLKYYWVGFDTGYECCNSNK
- the NOP8 gene encoding Nop8p (Ortholog of S. cereviiae Nop8; has a role in ribosomal large subunit biogenesis; rat catheter and Spider biofilm induced) — its product is MATIENNKESPIKDFRVYIGNISPKLKENEQSLTTRIAKYGIIKSPLEFHTKPLQLYYFAYVTISTTDSEFNKLKKSLNGVLFMGMKLIISLAKPNYLERWKKSNSKDKDKEGGRSNNNQIKQLEQLRRDKIVESRLEKIQEYKTNYPTNKFTSNLITCYNAGFNQPEISISEHTTNNISANTKNPPPKHRLIGSKSYGALTQPNKFNQNRFLYRSGKGIVIRGVHRKTPRSNLKLKQQTLRILINGELKIFKNYKTKLWGIEKNKTIRDLTWKYINGEWRSGDDHIIEKVTCGISSGQQAENYSKDNIIIDKEDNSGNKLSSIDNDNDNDNDKEEIDKNKSILASMFDSYDFDKPIELEETGNEIHGSGGKVATAAADDDDDDDDEIEVDSKGRKKAKHYDYEIEGKISEDEQEEEENDAEKINTVDIKSANQIIENYKQSSSFVPTKETYYDEDDEGNEIELDEFNNKYTTEAIKSNYDKDHNDIEVEREDNDDDEEEEFIPTFGAPKPNTNNTETLRALFNPTTSNTTIQPTSIADNGSFKLGLQDDDEDLDTDKQLDNLKQQELYKKLQKQRQEQQQQQQEEETNNQQLLSSNKKFGLFWCHFDSPFLSTQSQFSKLGGGGGNGKIKLPGEEEEEVEGKDDKDQDEDEESLYEKWFWSMRGDISRECKRRKRDLLRTIRKKKKN
- a CDS encoding dolichyl-P-Man:Man(5)GlcNAc(2)-PP-dolichol alpha-1,3-mannosyltransferase (Dolichol-P-Man dependent alpha(1-3) mannosyltransferase; role in the synthesis of dolichol-linked oligosaccharide donor for N-linked glycosylation of proteins; rat catheter biofilm repressed), translated to MPIVQESPKEVDTVLKNQSTNASTNTNTNKQQFRESPEFTLSNVLDDIKQGIIAFLINPKVTIIVYPIIICLSSILTKIVINKISYTEIDFITYMQQIKLINQGIIKYSEIEGDSGPIVYPGGFVQIYQFIQWLISSSSSSSSSTGEEILSYDVREAQYIFSYLFTTSIIFNCLIYINLINIPPWTIYLFLLSKRLVSIYVLRLFNDCWTTLAILGVILILQQASTNITEDWLVYLLVILASDLYSIAISIKMNALLYFPGFIIIVYFLLDESLIKSTSVLIVMIFIQIIMGWQFLLPLELFNNDVDVRRMASIIRWDYINQAFNFKRKFLYEWTVNWKFLSIETFTSDGFAKLLLLLHVFTLLVFIITRFLNSRITGKSITSLIYQIVLPFSSSSSSSKSSSSSNGNNSNLIKNPQSGPQLIFIIMSITNLIGILFARSLHYQFLSWYAWSLPGLLYLNFPIYFALPIWFVHEWCWNVFPSNSISSITLVSILSLIIGATWWNFDHWXPTISQFIIYF
- the FLO8 gene encoding Flo8p (Transcription factor; required for hyphal formation and CO2 induced white-opaque switching; regulates hyphal gene expression; required for virulence in mouse systemic infection; binds Efg1p; binds Mss11p via LisH motif; has LUFS domain); this encodes MVPNTTKQVLNSLILDFLVKHQFQDTAKAFSKESPNLPSIPPLMDCSQGFLLEWWQVFFDLFQVRYGDGNSNNNPNNKLYHDYLRVQETQKHLFSQLPLIQQQQQQQHHFQQQQQQQGQQGQPFSQQQQRGIGVASGMQNQQHQFAPQHQGQPQGPGQTPQPPGSATNANFPINMPPNSNPQQQMFPINQQFAQMPNGQNQPSMEQQQRMAMMMKQQAMAAQRQQIPMNGLDPQQQQQMMNAVGGGPGNLNLQQQLFLQQQQQQQQQPKTTFQQQAQNQMNNLRQQAAMVAQQQQQQQQQQQQQGQLQGNLASAMGDSSSKNNSPVGARSNQQSTPQQNAAPAPSPHPSQQGQAQAQHNFQSQQQQQQQQMTKMAGSQGMKKNGQMSNGTSNNSSGRNNNALRDYQNQLMLLERQNKERLEFARNTGNSDSNPLSNGMMFAGQNQYSNSNQNQNQLPPNQQQPTPATFHPPPPPTTANGPQGQFNQKPSPATSNNSPALGNKSSPAMGNKKSKKESNSKKGKKANSNASTTANNKTSGQTTPNMSQPPSAGTEPKQPQPTEQMRQLQDKQQRPGSNTPSMGKKDFQPLTPRSEPISGETTKKKRKSGKLNDNNENSNGNSPKKQAKTNANSKNLDPIIKEEENGVLSLKKESSTSLQDQDLDLNPPLAPTQATAMSNTFNDDPFDVHLLDTQHHHQQNSNNSNHNRGQNLSNGSNNLSVSGPGMGMNNSVFGDSTHAFDINFNIDSLDDIWTTTGPGGDITGTGSGSGGAGGTDDDNFMGMNWAADPIENGD